A genomic segment from Miscanthus floridulus cultivar M001 unplaced genomic scaffold, ASM1932011v1 os_1856_1_2, whole genome shotgun sequence encodes:
- the LOC136534375 gene encoding E3 ubiquitin-protein ligase Os04g0590900-like: MAAVASSSPPATIAGPQPTWVPYEPTRDCSQGLCSMYCRQWCYFIFPPPPPAFDIGGDDSSGPTFSPLVIAIIGVLASAFLLVSYYTIISKYCGTFSSLRNMLFGPRRGRGRGGGGGGGGDSRSQEPWGAVPSDGLDETLINKITVCKYKRGDGFVDSTDCSVCLGEFRDGESLRLLPKCSHAFHLPCIDTWLKSHSNCPLCRCNIAFVTVGVVSPEPDRRGAPREDRDRRDSNPELILTVDDSSEPVRGVPQSQNQNVVSGNGGDGQERPAPKDCPGRSEEASGIAEIKEDCALPVRAWSSLSDTHREGRMSIADVLQASMEDELMMARESGLLSGSSGRCHGEHSKDCGGRSGRAIPDAAKRLPSVGRSCFSSRSGRGKDSILPM; encoded by the coding sequence ATGGCGGCAGTGGCGTCGTCTTCTCCTCCTGCAACAATTGCTGGGCCGCAGCCGACGTGGGTGCCCTATGAGCCAACCAGGGACTGCTCCCAGGGCCTCTGCAGTATGTACTGCCGGCAGTGGTGCTACTTCATCTtcccgcccccgccgccggccTTCGACATCGGCGGCGACGACTCCTCCGGCCCCACCTTCTCGCCCCTCGTCATCGCCATCATCGGCGTGCTCGCCagcgccttcctcctcgtcagctACTACACCATCATCTCCAAGTACTGCGGCACCTTCAGCTCCCTGCGGAACATGCTCTTCGGTCCCCGCAGGggccgcggccgtggcggcggcggcggcggcggcggcgattcgCGGAGTCAGGAGCCGTGGGGCGCCGTGCCGTCGGACGGGCTGGACGAGACCCTGATCAACAAGATCACGGTGTGCAAGTACAAGCGCGGCGACGGGTTCGTGGACAGCACCGACTGCTCCGTCTGCCTCGGCGAGTTCCGGGACGGCGAGAGCCTCCGGCTGCTGCCCAAGTGCAGCCACGCCTTCCACCTGCCGTGCATCGACACGTGGCTCAAGTCGCACTCCAACTGCCCGCTCTGCCGCTGTAACATCGCCTTCGTCACCGTCGGGGTGGTGTCACCGGAGCCGGACCGCCGTGGCGCCCCGCGGGAGGACCGCGACCGGAGAGACAGCAACCCCGAGCTGATCCTAACGGTCGACGACTCCTCGGAGCCCGTGCGTGGCGTACCGCAGAGTCAGAATCAGAATGTGGTCAGCGGCAACGGCGGTGACGGCCAGGAGCGACCGGCGCCGAAGGATTGTCCGGGGAGATCAGAGGAGGCCAGCGGCATTGCCGAGATAAAGGAGGACTGCGCGCTGCCGGTGAGGGCGTGGTCGTCGCTGTCCGACACGCACCGCGAGGGCCGCATGTCCATCGCCGACGTGCTGCAGGCCAGCATGGAGGACGAGCTGATGATGGCCCGGGAGAGCGGCCTCCTGTCAGGCTCGTCGGGACGGTGCCACGGGGAGCACAGCAAGGACTGCGGCGGCCGCAGCGGCCGCGCAATACCGGATGCAGCGAAGCGATTGCCGTCTGTTGGAAGGTCGTGCTTCAGCAGCAGGAGTGGCAGGGGAAAGGATTCGATTCTTCCTATGTGA
- the LOC136534374 gene encoding protein ALP1-like isoform X1: MGSWEEDVRQFMLDEEELDDELFFVIVPVVMSCLYDEKMPEHTSSLPGATKVKEILEGHENWCKSEFRMEVEIFRAIANLLRAENLLRDTRGVKIEEQLGMFLFMLSHNASIETLKKAFQHSGETIHRKVNEVFDIIPTLTHRFIKLPNPNQTHAKILSNPQFMPFFQNCIGAIDGTHIPITINEDKAPPFRNRKGTLSQNVMFACDFDLKFTFISCGWEGSTSDAGVLRSALTKGFHVPPGKFYLVDGGYANTPSFIAPYRGVRYHLGEFRRRGSSQRNEYANYKELFNHRHAQLRNHIERAFGVLKKRFLILKVGTHYPIETQIKIPAAAAVFHNIIRAHNGQDNWLDHQPQYINPTTFVDMPEGDNSYPSEIESSDGNTLRDQIAQAMWAAYNN, encoded by the exons ATGGGTTCTTGGGAGGAGGATGTTAGGCAGTTTATGTTAGATGAGGAAGAATTGGACGATGAACTTTTCTTTGTTATTGTCCCTGTTGTCATGTCATGTCTCTATGATGAAAAGATGCCAGAACACACGTCATCTCTTCCTGGTGCCACAAAGGTCAAAGAAATCCTAGAAGGCCACGAAAATTGGTGCAAGTCAGAGTTTAGAATGGAGGTTGAGATCTTTAGAGCTATAGCAAATCTTCTCAGAGCAGAAAACTTATTACGCGACACACGCGGTGTTAAGATTGAGGAGCaattaggaatgtttttgttCATGCTCTCCCATAATGCTAGCATTGAAACGCTGAAGAAAGCATTCCAACACAGTGGTGAGACAATTCATAGGAAAGTCAATGAGGTCTTCGATATAATTCCAACATTGACTCATAGATTCATCAAGcttccaaatccaaaccaaacaCATGCCAAGATTTTATCAAACCCTCAGTTCATGCCGTTCTTCCAG AACTGCATTGGCGCCATTGATGGGACACATATCCCTATTACTATCAATGAAGATAAGGCCCCTCCTTTTAGAAACAGAAAAGGGACATTGTCCCAGAATGTTATGTTCGCTTGTGACTTTGATCTCAAATTCACTTTCATCTCTTGTGGGTGGGAAGGATCTACGTCTGATGCAGGAGTCCTACGTTCTGCTCTTACGAAGGGTTTTCATGTACCGCCAGGGAAATTCTACCTTGTAGATGGCGGATATGCTAACACTCCATCATTCATAGCACCGTACCGAGGAGTTAGGTACCACCTTGGCGAGTTTAGAAGGCGTGGATCATCGCAGAGAAATGAGTATGCAAACTACAAGGAGTTGTTTAATCATCGGCATGCACAACTTCGGAATCATATTGAAAGGGCATTTGGGGTGTTGAAAAAACGGTTTCTAATTCTAAAAGTGGGAACACACTATCCAATTGAGACTCAGATCAAGATTCCTGCAGCAGCGGCGGTATTTCACAATATAATTAGAGCGCACAATGGGCAAGATAATTGGCTAGATCACCAACCACAATATATCAATCCAACCACTTTTGTTGATATGCCGGAGGGGGATAACAGTTATCCAAGCGAGATAGAATCGAGTGATGGTAACACATTACGAGATCAAATCGCGCAAGCGATGTGGGCTGCCTATAATAATTAG
- the LOC136534374 gene encoding L10-interacting MYB domain-containing protein-like isoform X2, with amino-acid sequence MSTSQGTRAAWTYTYEKGLVDVMKEHVNIPMYRAQNGWTADGWRNIVKRFNETFPLAHFSKQQMQEKEKELKGNYRTVRDARKESGVGWNETLSMIIAEPKKWEDLIEKYPKVSKFQKKPLPLYEHLASLYAGSIATGDLNFTSTEPPSMTAPPPIERSHSEQSTQNTAAGSDSVGINFGTNTFSQIEGPEVQSAPPYLNLEEGASASGKKRKQSQMASKLGEFIDLRKIQMEKNQEKLDEKKKKEDDYSVEKCIAVVDTIEDLTIEQKADANELFQSEMNRQIFMMTKNPAVRLVWLKKKISQMSQ; translated from the exons ATGTCAACGTCCCAGGGTACAAGGGCTGCATGGACCTACACGTATGAGAAAGGGCTGGTGGATGTAATGAAAGAGCATGTCAATATCCCAATGTACAGGGCACAAAATGGCTGGACAGCAGATGGATGGAGAAATATTGTTAAACGGTTCAACGAAACCTTCCCTTTAGCTCATTTTTCAAAACAACAaatgcaagagaaggagaaggagttgAAAGGAAACTATAGGACAGTTAGAGATGCCAGAAAAGAGAGTGGTGTTGGTTGGAATGAGACATTAAGCATGATAATTGCCGAACCAAAGAAATGGGAAGACCTAATTGAG AAGTATCCCAAAGTCAGTAAGTTCCAAAAGAAGCCACTTCCTCTTTATGAACACCTGGCATCATTGTATGCAG GAAGTATAGCCACTGGAGATTTGAATTTTACATCAACCGAGCCACCTAGCAtgacagcaccacctccaattGAAAGAAGTCACTCTGAGCAAAGTACACAGAACACGGCTGCTGGCTCTGATTCTGTTGGCATCAATTTTGGTACAAATACTTTTTCTCAAATTGAGGGCCCAGAAGTGCAATCTGCACCACCCTATCTCAATCTAGAGGAGGGAGCAAGTGCTAGTGGAAAAAAACGCAAGCAAAGTCAAATGGCATCTAAACTCGGCGAATTCATAGACTTGAGAAAGAtccagatggagaaaaatcaggaaaaactagatgagaagaagaaaaaagaagatgacTATTCTGTAGAAAAGTGCATTGCTGTTGTGGATACCATAGAAGACCTAACTATTGAGCAGAAGGCAGATGCTAATGAGCTCTTTCAATCTGAGATGAATCGACAGATATTTATGATGACCAAAAATCCAGCTGTTCGACTAGTTTGGCTAAAGAAAAAAATTTCACAG ATGTCCCAGTGA
- the LOC136534376 gene encoding transcription factor bHLH96-like, translated as MSALVDALCAAPPSDAAALVYDTFNAANFLFDTAAFCDGAGIVVGPASAHQHHHPQQEQQQAAVEALAGEAQGATTSAAAPTTTRVRKRRRRARSCKSREETETQRMTHIAVERNRRRQMNEYLAALRSIMPEAYVQRGDQASIVGGAIEFVKELEQQLQCLEAQKRTLMVHQHVAAAAKPDATPMQYATSSTTKTCCADPAAAATTSNCSSSVTEDAADHAHAPPAPFAQFFTYPQYVWCHSARNPAAAAAEGEEDGRRSGVADVEVTLVETHANVRVMTTRRPGQLLSLVIGLQALRLGVLHLSVTTLDALVLYSISVKVEEGCGLATAEDIAAAVHHVLCIIDAEATEQQLLAAAGPQ; from the exons ATGTCGGCGCTAGTGGACGCGCTGTGCGCCGCGCCGCCCAGCGACGCCGCGGCGCTCGTCTACGACACGTTCAACGCCGCCAATTTCCTCTTCGACACCGCCGCGTTCTGTGACGGCGCCGGCATTGTCGTCGGCCCGGCGTCGGCGCATCAGCATCATCATCcgcagcaggagcagcagcaggcggccGTGGAGGCGCTGGCGGGGGAGGCGCAGGGAGCGAcgacgtcggcggcggcgccgacGACGACTAGGGtcaggaagcggcggcggcgggcacggAGCTGCAAGTCCAGGGAGGAGACGGAGACCCAGCGGATGACGCACATCGCCGTCGAGCGCAACCGCCGCCGCCAGATGAATGAGTACCTCGCCGCGCTCCGCTCCATCATGCCGGAGGCCTACGTCCAGAGG GGTGACCAAGCTTCCATCGTCGGAGGCGCAATCGAGTTCGTGAaggagctggagcagcagctacAGTGCCTCGAGGCGCAGAAGCGGACGCTGATGGTTCACCAgcacgtggcggcggcggcgaagcctGACGCGACGCCAATGCAGTACGCCACCAGCAGCACCACCAAGACCTGCTGCGCGGatcccgcggcggcggcgacaacGAGCAACTGCAGCAGCAGCGTGACGGAGGACGCGGCGGACCACGCGCACGCGCCGCCGGCCCCGTTCGCGCAGTTCTTCACGTACCCGCAGTACGTGTGGTGCCACTCGGCGCGGAACcccgcggctgcggcggcggaggGGGAGGAGGACGGCCGCAGGTCGGGGGTGGCCGACGTCGAGGTGACCCTGGTGGAGACGCACGCCAACGTCCGCGTGATGACGACACGGCGGCCCGGGCAGCTCCTCAGCTTGGTCATCGGGCTCCAGGCGCTCCGCCTCGGCGTGCTCCACCTCAGCGTCACCACGCTGGACGCCCTGGTCCTCTACTCCATCAGCGTCAAG GTGGAGGAAGGGTGCGGCCTGGCGACGGCGGAAGACATCGCCGCCGCCGTGCACCACGTGCTTTGCATCATCGACGCCGAGGCCACCGAGCAGCAGCTGCTCGCGGCAGCGGGGCCGCAATAG